From one Colletotrichum destructivum chromosome 3, complete sequence genomic stretch:
- a CDS encoding Putative glycoside hydrolase family 47, six-hairpin glycosidase-like superfamily: MMLPGRRKIPNIVLLGLPVSLFLLLLWHNDGALPANPLSSPWSSAVPPKPIEWMTDQDKSYFWRTVKVNHPAPQPLQQLPVAPSVRFPQVQAHFPPETSAQRRVREERRQAVKQAFSKAWASYREHAWLSDELMPVSGGRRDTFGGWAATLVDSLDTLWIMDMKDDFSDAVAAAATIDFTTTNLEKINVFETNIRYLGGFLSAFDLSGDVRLLRKAAEVGEMLYKAFDTPNRMPVTHWRVGDASKGEPQKVDSGELVAELGSLSMEFTRLSILTGDPKWWDATQRVMAVFEAQQNKTNLPGLWPLVVNPETEVFYEGDDFTLGAMADSLYEYLPKMSALVGGRSPMYKAMYEAAIAPAIEHNLFRPMTPGNDDILVAGQAHSRGSDTGTRYIELDPQGQHLVCFMGGLMALGGKLFNRRDQLSLARKLVDGCIYAYRAFPHGIMPETFYMVPCPSKETCEWDEGLWKKHVRQRTQKDAGDDGGGGEGRSADDIISQERLVKGFTAVPDRRYILRPEAIESIFVMYRTTADAVLLEAAWDMWTAIDNATSTDLANTAVRDVTAEGKPPAADSMESFWMGETLKYFYLVFSEPGLVSLDEFVFNTEAHPFKRWK; encoded by the coding sequence ATGATGCTCCCAGGAAGACGTAAGATACCAAACATCGTCCTCCTGGGCCTCCccgtctccctcttcctcctccttctctggCACAATGACGGTGCCCTCCCTGCAAACCCATTGTCATCGCCATGGTCATCCGCGGTGCCGCCAAAACCAATAGAATGGATGACAGACCAGGACAAGTCGTACTTTTGGAGGACGGTCAAGGTCAACCACCCGGCGCCCCAGCCCCTCCAGCAGCTTCCCGTCGCGCCCTCTGTCCGCTTCCCGCAGGTCCAGGCCCATTTCCCGCCCGAGACCAGCGCCCAGCGCCGCGTTCGCGAGGAGCGCCGGCAGGCCGTCAAACAGGCCTTTTCGAAAGCGTGGGCTTCCTACCGCGAGCACGCCTGGCTCTCGGACGAGCTGATGCCCGTGTCCGGGGGCCGCCGGGACACGTTCGGGGGCTGGGCCGCGACCCTTGTGGACTCGCTCGACACGCTCTGGATCATGGACATGAAGGACGACTTCTCCGACGCTGTGGCGGCCGCCGCTACGATCGACTTCACCACGACCAATCTGGAAAAGATCAACGTCTTCGAGACCAACATCCGGTACCTTGGCGGCTTCCTGTCGGCCTTTGACCTCAGCGGCGACGTCCGCCTGCTGCgcaaggcggccgaggtcggcgagatGCTGTACAAGGCCTTTGACACGCCAAACCGCATGCCCGTCACCCATTGGAGGGTCGGCGACGCCTCCAAGGGTGAACCGCAGAAGGTTGACagcggcgagctcgtcgccgagctcgggAGCCTTTCCATGGAGTTCACCCGTCTCTCGATCCTCACGGGCGATCCGAAATGGTGGGACGCTACACAGCGCGTCATGGCCGTCTTCGAGGCGCAGCAGAACAAGACCAACCTGCCCGGGCTGTGGCCGCTCGTCGTGAATCCGGAGACGGAGGTCTTCTacgagggcgacgacttcaccctcggcgccatggccgacTCCCTCTACGAATACCTGCCCAAGATGTCCGCCCTCGTTGGCGGCCGCAGCCCCATGTACAAGGCCATGtacgaggccgccatcgccccGGCCATCGAGCACAACCTCTTCCGCCCCATGACCCCCGGGaacgacgacatcctcgtcgcggGCCAGGCGCACTCCCGCGGTTCGGATACGGGAACCCGATACATCGAGCTCGACCCCCAGGGCCAGCACCTCGTTTGCTTCATGGGCGGGCTCATGGCCCTTGGCGGCAAGCTCTTCAACCGCCGGGACCAGCTCTCCCTCGCGcgcaagctcgtcgacgggtGCATCTACGCCTACCGCGCCTTCCCGCACGGCATCATGCCCGAGACGTTCTACATGGTCCCCTGCCCGTCCAAGGAGACGTGCGAATGGGACGAGGGCCTCTGGAAGAAGCACGTCCGCCAGCGCACGCAGAAGGAcgcaggcgacgacggcggtggaggcGAGGGACGTTCGGCCGACGACATCATCAGCCAGGAGCGTCTCGTCAAGGGGTTCACCGCCGTGCCGGACAGGAGGTACATCCTCCGCCCCGAGGCCATTGAGAGCATCTTCGTCATGTACCGCACCACGGCGGATGCGGTGTTGCTCGAGGCCGCGTGGGACATGTGGACGGCCATCGACAACGCGACGAGCACGGACCTGGCGAACACGGCGGTCCGGGATGTCACGGCCGAGGggaagccgccggcggcagaCTCGATGGAGTCGTTTTGGATGGGGGAGACACTGAAGTATTTCTACCTCGTCTTCAGCGAGCCGGGCCTTGTGAGTCTGGATGAGTTTGTGTTCAACACCGAGGCGCACCCCTTTAAAAGGTGGAAGTAG
- a CDS encoding Putative germin, rmlC-like cupin domain superfamily, rmlC-like jelly roll, germin, manganese binding, with translation MHFTTTAAATILAFASSALSAPYNSPRTEQTHAPALSLTQQLFLADTAADRFKLLPDDKQFVFDFNQPQKNPGKGGELIAANRKTFPALVGTGSGLALGRVGPCGMNTLHVHPRSAELQIVVEGRLITEMTPENGVVEVADGKTRRVIRTELGPFQMTPFYQGSIHSQFNPDCEDAVFIASFAAEDFGTGQVADSTFAFSDDLIAAAFGQSIAGEDIDRVRKAIPASIALGVDECLKKCNIKKRSL, from the exons ATGCACTTCACcactaccgccgccgctaccaTCTTGGCCTTTGCCTCGTCGGCTCTTTCTGCCCCCTACAACAGCCCTCGCACCGAGCAGACTCACGCTCCTGCCCTGTCTCTGACCCAGcagctcttcctcgccgacac TGCCGCGGATCGCTTCAAGCTCCTCCCTGACGACAAGCAATTCGTCTTCGACTTCAACCAGCCTCAGAAGAACCCCGGAAAAGGCGGCGAGCTCATCGCCGCAAACCGCAAGACCTTCCCCGCTCTCGTGGGGACGGGCAGCGGACTTGCTTTGGGCCGGGTGGGCCCCTGCGGGATGAACACGCTCCATGTGCACCCGCGATCCGCCGAGCTTCAGATCGTTGTCGAGGGCCGCCTCATCACCGAGATGACGCCTGAGAACGGCGTCGTggaggtcgccgacggcaagaccCGCCGCGTCATCCGCACCGAGCTGGGCCCCTTCCAGATGACCCCCTTCTACCAGGGCTCCATCCACAGCCAGTTCAATCCGGACTgcgaggacgccgtcttcatcgcgagcttcgccgccgaggacttTGGCACAGGCCAGGTCGCAGACAGCACCTTCGCCTTCAGCGATGACCTaatcgccgccgccttcggccAGAGCAttgccggcgaggacatTGACCGCGTCCGCAAGGCCATCCCCGCcagcatcgccctcggcgtgGACGAGTGCTTGAAGAAGTGTAACATCAAGAAGCGCTCTCTTTGA
- a CDS encoding Putative major facilitator superfamily, MFS transporter superfamily, with translation MDANKPSIEQDENIAKGDNGSLRPTASNPTPVEWAQHFTSQDETWHKNLDKTLLKRVDRRLMPTLVVMYLLNFLDRSNLAQARQGTLERDLGMTGTDFNLATSIFFVGYLLMQLPSNLLLTRVKPSFYLAASCCMWGVVSTCNAAAQSFTHLIVIRFFLGFVEAPFFPGAVFLMSSWYTRAELTRRIAYLYAGNALANMFGGLLGAGILGGLEGDLGIAGWRWLFIIEGVAAIAFALVAMWILPDYPHTTKWLTDEERAYAAWRLIEDIQEADTYGEQGIMDGVKMAVRDYRLYIFVLMQHVSLISQTFQYFFPTIVGTLGYGKINTLWLTAPAWAATFLISLCVTWSSAKTKDRSLHIVGLTLLSAVGNAIATGSTNIGARYFAMFLMPMGAISAYQIIVSWVANSFPRPLVKRSACIAIANMIGNTATIYGSYMYPSQSGPQYIAGGSANTAICVLVAALALVLRYLHKWENKKLERAEQDAAVLAEGGEKLPVDLKQEKRAAGFRYIY, from the exons ATGGACGCCAACAAACCGAGCATAGAACAGGACGAGAACATCGCCAAGGGCGACAATGGCAGCCTCAGACCTACGGCCTCAAACCCAACTCCCGTGGAATGGGCGCAGCACTTCACAAGCCAGGACGAGACCTGGCACAAGAATCTGGACAAGACTCTCTTGAAGCGCGTAGACCGGCGCCTCATGCCAACTCTCGTGGTCATG TATCTTCTCAACTTCCTCGACCGCTCCAATCTCGCCCAGGCCCGCCAGGGAACGCTGGAACGAGACCTGGGCATGACGGGCACCGACTTCAACCTCGCGacctccatcttcttcgtcggctACCTCCTCATGCAGCTCCCCTCGAACCTGCTCCTGACGCGCGTGAAGCCGTCTTTCTACCTCGCAGCCTCGTGCTGCATGTGGGGCGTCGTGTCGACCTGCAATGCCGCAGCGCAATCATTCACTcacctcatcgtcatccgcttcttcctcggcttcgtcgaggcgcccttcttccccggcgccgtcttcctcatgAGCTCGTGGTACACCCGTGCCGAGCTGACCCGCCGCATCGCGTACCTGTACGCCGGCAACGCGCTGGCCAACATGTTtggcggcctgctcggcgccggcatcctcggcggcctggagggAGACCTAGGCATCGCCGGATGGAGGTGGCTGTTCATCATC GAAGGCGTGGCAGCCATCGCTTTCGCGCTCGTCGCCATGTGGATTCTGCCCGACTACCCGCACACGACAAAGTGGCTGACAGACGAGGAACGTGCATACGCCGCCTGGCGCCTGATCGAAGACATTCAGGAGGCCGACACGTATGGCGAGCAGGGCATCATGGACGGTGTGAAGATGGCTGTGCGCGACTACCGCCTATACATCTTCGTGCTAATGCAGCATGTCAGTCTGATATCGCAGACATTCCAGTACTTCTTCCCGACCATCGTCGGCACGCTGGGGTACGGCAAGATTAACACGCTCTGGCTCACCGCGCCCGCTTGG GCCGCAACCTTCCTCATCTCGCTCTGCGTCACCTGGTCTTCGGCAAAGACAAAGGACCGTTCCCTCCACATTGTGGGCCTTACGCTCCTTTCGGCCGTCggcaacgccatcgccacaGGCTCGACCAACATCGGGGCCCGCTACTTTGCCATGTTCCTCATGCCCATGGGCGCCATATCCGCGT ATCAGATCATCGTGTCCTGGGTAGCAAACTCCTTCCCGCGGCCGCTCGTGAAGCGGTCCGCctgcatcgccatcgccaacatgaTCGGCAACACGGCGACCATCTACGGCAGCTACATGTATCCCAGCCAGTCGGGTCCGCAGTATATagcgggcggcagcgccaaCACGGCCATTTGCGTGCTGGTCGCCGCGCTCGCGCTCGTCCTGCGCTACCTGCACAAATGGGAGAATAAGAAGCTAGAGAGGGCGGAGCAGGATgcggcggtgttggcggagggcggcgagaagcTGCCCGTCGACTTGAAGCAGGAGAAGAGGGCTGCCGGATTCAGGTATATTTACTAG
- a CDS encoding Putative SUN family protein, producing MKLSTIQAAVGSALLLLSAQPAEAHDGSHRHLHKLKDGLSPDEHESLAERTLVERTSDGKAICSLPSDGDLVNVPGASNKGFAMSPDQACVEGSYCPIACKPGKVMAQWEPDSSYTYPSSMNGGLYCGSDGKAVKPFKNSPYCVDGAGTVEVYNNCGKTLSFCQTVLPGNEAMLIPSVIDKSITLAVPDPSYWCSTAAHYYINPPGVTDEGCIWGDSSKPVGNWAAYVAGANQDTQGRTFVTLGYNPIWEGSALKNTKPTYGVKIECPDGGCNGTPCAIDPSSSAIGDVTSNLAGTGAGNSKYCVVTVPKGKKGRIVVFPLDGSGSKDSEEKEEKKEEKKEDKIEIKVAKSTPSPTPTPTPTPTPTPTPTPTPTPSPSSSAAATSKSPSPKPSSSASSTSSKTAIPTVIPGIFHENDNSTTSSTESEATTSEPIAPTETEESAPATTSKENEGTKQGGGAVAGLIIAFVAATFLY from the exons ATGAAGCTCTCTACTatccaggccgccgtcggctcAGCATTGCTTCTGCTGTccgcccagcccgccgaAGCGCACGATGGTTCTCATCGCCACCTTCACAAGCTGAAGGATGGTCTCAGTCCCGACGAACATGAGTCGCTCGCCGAGAGGACTCTCGTCGAGAGGACCTCCGACGGAAAGGCCATCTGCAGTCTGCCCAGCGATGGCGATCTGGTCAATGTGCCGGGTGCCTCCAACAAGGGCTTTGCCATGAGTCCCGACCAGGCCTGTGTTGAGGGAAGCTATTGCCCCATTGCCTGTAAACCGGGCAAGGTTATGGCGCAGTGGGAGCCGGACTCATCCTACACATACCCCTCTTCAATG AACGGCGGCCTCTACTGCGGGTCTGACGGCAAGGCCGTGAAGCCCTTTAAGAACTCGCCATACTGCGTAGATGGCGCTGGAACTGTCGAGGTCTACAACAACTGCGGCAAGACTTTGTCTTTCTGCCAGACCGTTCTGCCCGGCAATGAGGCCATGCTCATCCCCAGCGTCATTGACAAGTCCATCACCCTAGCTGTTCCCGACCCCAGCTACTGGTGCAGCACGGCTGCTCA CTACTACATTAATCCGCCAGGTGTCACCGATGAGGGCTGCATCTGGGGCGATTCATCCAAGCCCGTCGGTAACTGGGCTGCCTATGTGGCAGGTGCCAACCAGGACACCCAAGGCCGGACTTTCGTCACGCTTGGCTACAACCCCATTTGGGAGGGTTCGGCGCTCAAGAACACGAAGCCCACCTATGGTGTCAAGATCGAATGCCCCGACGGTGGCTGCAATGGCACTCCTTGCGCCATTGACCCTTCCTCGAGCGCAATTGGAGATGTGACCAGCAACCTGGCTGGCACTGGTGCAGGCAACTCCAAGTACTGTGTTGTCACTGTCCccaagggaaagaagggtcgcatcgtcgtcttccctTTGGACGGTTCCGGTAGCAAGGACTccgaagagaaggaggagaagaaggaggaaaagaaggaggacaAGATTGAAATCAAGGTGGCCAAGTCTACGCCGTCCCCGACACCGACGCCCACTCCCACACctacgccgacgccgacgccaacaccaacgccgACCCCGTCACCGTCCTCTTCTGCTGCGGCGACCTCCAAGAGCCCGAGCCCTAAGCCCTCTAGCTCTGCTTCCTCCACTTCCTCAAAAACGGCGATTCCCACCGTCATCCCTGGTATTTTCCACGAGAACGACAACTCAACCACGTCGTCCACCGAGTCCGAAGCGACAACTTCTGAGCCGATTGCCCCCACCGAGACGGAAGAATCCGCCCCCGCGACCACCTCAAAGGAGAACGAAGGCACTAAACAAGGTGGAGGCGCTGTTGCAGGCCTCATCATCGCGTTTGTTGCGGCAACCTTTCTGTACTGA
- a CDS encoding Putative Csn12 family protein, with amino-acid sequence MSLLIQFLTQIRTFVRAQNSDELRNWLLVEPNANQQYHALASELKTQFRSPSHANGGSGAGTSTALENTIEKCLPEEDDVPEGQGSPWPGFVTFMKDYMLFWRDVDYDDLLGAHTLLSGLVNSCSTAFAHPTYGGMLLKTAMSLCESLARLTMMLSRRPDLTRNIRNVDADDRKSIAESSAEIIQKIFTTCLTDRSSARYSKPEGKKVGVYMFANLVLKLLFACRRTHLAKQIFTNISTNSPPLSLYPASQRVTFLYYLGRFNLANCHFLRAALCLEEAYLQIPPPLTSHRALVLSYLIPSNLLLGRLPSQLLLSRPEASSLAPIYHPLAQSIRRGDFVLFQHALAQHEKYLFDKGLLLLLTHRLRPLLWRSLARKTFLLTYAPGPDDASSAATATATNRRAATLDLADLHATASYLQRRLEGYVPSKSPSSFSSASASPAFLAAVSHDAVSTLVPPPGGPRKLRPNEGLVWGNSPVEMDDVEMTVAALIQLGFMHGFVAHSQGRFAVMGATKKSPVLAGWPMPWAAIRERQYEEDLDLDHVPGWVKG; translated from the exons ATGTCCCTCCTAATCCAATTTCTCACACAAATCCGCACCTTCGTCCGCGCCCAGAACAGCGACGAGCTCCGTAACTGGCTCCTCGTTGAGCCCAACGCGAACCAGCAATACCATGCTCTCGCCTCAGAGCTCAAGACGCAGTTTCGTTCCCCGTCGCACGCtaacggcggcagcggcgccggtACCAGCACGGCTCTTGAGAACACTATTGAGAAATGCTtgcccgaggaggacgacgtgcCCGAAGGCCAGGGTTCGCCTTGGCCGGGCTTTGTGACTTTCATGAAGGACTACATGCTCTTCTGGCGCGATGTCGACTATGACGACCTGTTGGGCGCGCACACGTTGCTCAGCGGACTGGTGAA CTCCTGCAGCACCGCCTTCGCTCACCCGACCTACGGCGGCATGCTCCTCAAGACGGCCATGTCCCTTTGCGAGTCCCTTGCGCGGCTGACCATGATGCTCTCGCGCCGCCCGGACCTGACGCGCAACATCCGcaacgtcgacgccgacgaccgcAAGTCTATCGCCGAGTCCTCAGCTGAGATCATCCAGAAGATCTTCACCACTTGCCTGACGGACCGCTCCAGCGCGCGGTATAGCAAACCAGAGGGCAAAAAGGTCGGCGTCTACATGTTTGCCAACCTCGTCCTGAAGCTGCTCTTCGCC TGCCGGAGAACGCACCTCGCCAAGCAAATCTTCACAAACATCTCGACAAACTCAccgcccctctccctctaCCCGGCCTCCCAGCGCGTCACCTTCCTCTACTACCTGGGCCGCTTCAACCTCGCAAACTGCCACttcctccgcgccgccctctgcctcgaggaggcctaCCTCCAGATCCCCCCGCCGCTGACCTCCCaccgcgccctcgtcctATCCTACCTGATCCCCAgcaacctcctcctcggccgtctgcCCTCGcagctcctcctctcccGCCCCGAggcctcctccctcgccccaATCTACCACCCGTTGGCCCAGTCCATCCGCAGGGGCGATTTCGTCCTCTTCCAGCACGCCCTCGCGCAGCACGAAAAGTATCTCTTCGACAAgggccttctcctcctcctcactcACCGCCTCCGCCCTCTGCTCTGGCGCTCCCTCGCCCGCAAGACGTTCCTCCTGACCTACGCCCCGGGCCCGGACGACGCGTCATCTGCCgcgacggccacggccacgaaCCGCCGCGCCGCGACTCTCGACCTCGCAGACCTGCACGCGACGGCGTCCTACCTCCAACGCCGCCTCGAGGGCTACGTCCCCTCCAagtccccctcctccttctcctcggcgtctgCGTCCCCGGCTTTCCTTGCGGCTGTGTCCCACGATGCGGTCTCGACCCTCGTGCCCCCGCCCGGCGGGCCCAGGAAGCTGCGCCCCAACGAGGGACTTGTCTGGGGCAATAGCCCCGTCGAGATGGATGACGTCGAGATGACCGTCGCGGCGCTCATCCAGCTCGGCTTCATGCACGGCTTCGTCGCGCACTCGCAGGGCAGGTTCGCCGTCATGGGCGCCACCAAGAAGAGCCCCGTGTTAGCCGGATGGCCGATGCCGTGGGCCGCGATCCGGGAGAGGCAGTACGAGGAGGATCTGGATCTGGACCATGTGCCCGGTTGGGTCAAAGGATAA
- a CDS encoding Putative thiolase: MFSRHSSRLPGQIARQAAVRHFSTGAALRQEIRDAYILSASRTPTAKFNGSFTNVSAPKLGAVAIKSALEKSKVPVEKISDVYMGNVLQGSVGQAPARQAVIFAGLPSSVEAITINKVCASGLKAVVFAAQNIQLGLADAQIAGGMENMTRVPYYVPRASNLPPFGHVKMEDGLLKDGLTDVYDQFHMGNCAENTAKKHDITREMQDQYAIQSYERAQAAWKANAFAEEIAPVTVPGKKGDTIIEADEGYLDVKFDRVPTLKPAFVRDGTGTVTAANSSTLNDGASALVLGSKEIAQQYGSGSRVLAKICGSADAAVDPVDFPIAPAKAVPIALERAGITKDQVAVWEFNEAFAAVIKANEKILGLEGARVNPLGGAISLGHALGSSGSRILVTLLHQLKPGEYGVAAICNGGGAATAVVVQRVESV, from the exons ATGTTCTCGAGACATTCGTCGAGGCTCCCAGGCCAAATCGCACGGCAAGCGGCGGTCCGTCACTTCTCCACGGGGGCCGCGCTTCGGCAAGAGATCCGCGACGCATATATCCTCAGTGCGTCGAGAacgccaacggcaaag TTCAATGGCTCGTTCACCAATGTCTCGGCGCCcaagctcggcgccgtcgccatcaagTCCGCCCTCGAGAAGTCAAAGGTCCCCGTCGAAAAGATCTCGGACGTGTACATGGGCAATGTGCTGCAAGGATCCGTCGGACAGGCGCCGGCTCGCcaggccgtcatcttcgccgGCCTCCCGTCGAGcgtcgaggccatcaccatcaacaaGGTCTGCGCCTCGGGGCTGAAGGCCGTTGTCTTCGCCGCGCAAAACATTCAGCTGGGACTGGCCGATGCGCAaatcgccggcggcatggaGAACATGACGAGGGTGCCCTATTACGTGCCTCGCGCGTCCAACCTGCCGCCATTCGGACACGTCAAGATGGAGGATGGTCTGCTCAAGGACGGCCTGACCGACGTCTACGACCAGTTCCATATGGGCAACTGCGCCGAGAACACCGCCAAGAAGCACGATATTACCCGCGAGATGCAGGACCAGTACGCCATTCAGTCCTACGAGCGTGCCCAGGCGGCTTGGAAGGCCAACGCTTTCGCTGAGGAGATTGCTCCTGTGACCGTCCCCGGAAAGAAGGGCGACACCATtatcgaggccgacgagggtTACCTCGACGTCAAGTTCGACAGGGTTCCCACGCTGAAGCCCGCATTTGTGCGTGACGGCACGGGTACCGTTACCGCCGCCAACTCTTCCACGCTGAACGACGGTGCAAGCGCGCTGGTCCTGGGTAGCAAGGAGATTGCGCAACAGTACGGATCGGGCTCCCGGGTGCTGGCCAAGATTTGCGGTTCGGCCGACGCTGCTGTCGACCCTGTGGACTTCCCTATTGCGCCGGCTAAGGCGGTCCCCATTGCGCTCGAGAGAGCGGGCATCACCAAGGATCAGGTTGCTGTCTGGGAGTTCAACGAGGCCTTTGCCGCCGTCATTAAGGCCAACGAGAAG ATTCTCGGGCTGGAGGGTGCCCGCGTCAACCCCCTCGGGGGAGCCATCTCCCTCGGCCACGCCCTGGGAAGCTCCGGGTCGAGGATCCTGGTCACACTGCTGCACCAGCTGAAGCCAGGCGAATACGGCGTTGCGGCGATCTGCAACGGTGGTGGCGCGGCCactgccgtcgtcgtgcagCGCGTCGAGTCTGTGTAG